The following are encoded in a window of Thermoprotei archaeon genomic DNA:
- a CDS encoding MoaD/ThiS family protein yields the protein MVVVRLYGWIRERIGAKTIELNTSDVPLEQVIMMIDEKGDVLKEMKDGTLFVAVNHEITNDMKKVIKSNDIVAIFPQFSGGYNGYGWADYKHD from the coding sequence ATGGTAGTTGTAAGACTCTATGGTTGGATAAGAGAGCGCATAGGAGCAAAAACTATTGAACTTAACACTTCTGATGTTCCACTAGAACAAGTTATAATGATGATCGATGAAAAGGGTGATGTTCTTAAAGAGATGAAGGATGGAACACTTTTTGTTGCTGTCAATCATGAAATCACAAATGATATGAAAAAGGTTATAAAAAGTAATGATATTGTTGCAATATTCCCACAGTTCTCGGGTGGTTATAATGGGTATGGCTGGGCTGACTACAAGCATGATTGA
- a CDS encoding transposase: MEAVKSYRIPIEAPKDLIEEYFKAKRKALDAIFSHVKISKKAHLNLKAEDRRELRDELLKDWRFSKHYVDSAMNSVIGLVKGWITLYNKGKAEGKPEITKKTVYIKSTLFSFRNGILRISVEPSKRYLEVDLRKCSWIPRDFDKVGGLLMTESELIITVKKRVEPKADKWASFDVNLTNVTAFIGGEIKRYDLRELYHIHRVYEVKRQRIQKLSKIKPLTSKRLLEKYSKREENRAKDFMHKLTTQVARELKEKDCGAILENLKGIKGRILNGSRKNNRKLSKWNARTFQLMLEYKLKWLNLPTKYVSPANSSKTCPACSGSMASYLGRIMKCEECGLTMDRDVVAVLNLQMRGEGFTQRALNEIIEGEGLSRNKSNNSLCIPTQLRTHYIKLTV; encoded by the coding sequence ATGGAAGCAGTTAAAAGCTACAGGATCCCAATAGAGGCTCCAAAAGATTTAATCGAAGAATACTTCAAAGCTAAGCGGAAGGCTTTAGACGCAATATTCTCACACGTTAAAATTTCCAAGAAGGCTCACCTTAACTTGAAAGCTGAGGATAGGAGAGAGCTTAGAGATGAACTGCTGAAAGACTGGAGGTTTTCAAAGCATTACGTTGATTCAGCAATGAACTCCGTTATCGGATTGGTTAAGGGCTGGATAACACTATATAACAAGGGGAAAGCTGAAGGTAAGCCTGAGATAACTAAAAAAACCGTTTACATTAAGAGCACGCTCTTCAGCTTTAGAAATGGTATACTGAGGATAAGCGTAGAGCCTAGTAAGCGGTATCTTGAGGTTGACTTAAGAAAGTGTTCGTGGATTCCGAGAGACTTTGATAAAGTCGGTGGACTACTTATGACTGAAAGTGAGCTGATAATTACAGTTAAGAAGAGGGTTGAGCCCAAAGCTGATAAGTGGGCTTCCTTCGATGTGAACTTAACGAACGTGACGGCGTTCATAGGTGGCGAGATCAAGCGCTATGACTTAAGAGAGCTCTACCACATTCACAGAGTTTATGAGGTTAAAAGACAGAGGATACAAAAGTTATCTAAGATTAAGCCTCTAACCTCAAAGAGACTATTAGAGAAGTACTCTAAGCGTGAGGAGAATAGGGCTAAAGACTTCATGCATAAGTTAACCACGCAGGTTGCGAGGGAGCTCAAGGAGAAGGACTGCGGAGCGATACTTGAAAACCTGAAAGGTATAAAGGGGCGAATTCTTAATGGCTCAAGGAAAAATAACAGAAAGCTCTCAAAGTGGAACGCAAGAACATTCCAACTCATGCTCGAATACAAGCTGAAATGGCTTAACCTACCAACAAAATACGTTAGCCCAGCCAACTCATCTAAAACTTGCCCAGCCTGCTCAGGAAGCATGGCTTCCTATCTGGGCAGGATAATGAAGTGCGAAGAATGCGGGTTAACGATGGATAGGGATGTTGTAGCGGTGTTGAACCTTCAGATGCGGGGAGAAGGGTTCACCCAGAGAGCCCTCAATGAAATAATTGAGGGGGAAGGGTTAAGTAGGAATAAAAGCAACAATTCACTATGCATTCCTACTCAACTCAGAACCCATTACATAAAGCTAACCGTTTGA
- a CDS encoding helix-turn-helix domain-containing protein, which translates to MEEELLRPKDVAKIFNISVKTLWKWQRKGIIRAVKLPTGKLRYPRSEVERLWKQLKATGSQ; encoded by the coding sequence ATGGAAGAAGAACTGCTTAGACCAAAGGATGTTGCAAAGATATTCAACATCTCAGTTAAAACGCTCTGGAAGTGGCAGAGGAAAGGCATTATTAGAGCAGTTAAACTTCCAACTGGCAAGCTCCGCTACCCGAGGAGCGAAGTTGAGAGGCTATGGAAGCAGTTAAAAGCTACAGGATCCCAATAG
- a CDS encoding molybdenum cofactor biosynthesis protein MoaE — MGMAGLTTSMIDVNKYLREIAEGSKNIGGVVCFIGMIRSVNDNKRVIRLSYDYYPELADSQLKRLREEAIKNFGLIDAIILHRVGDVPIGEVALLVITAGEHRDEAFKATRWLVDKIKNEVAIWKKEVYEDGSKWVYETTS, encoded by the coding sequence ATGGGTATGGCTGGGCTGACTACAAGCATGATTGATGTAAATAAATACTTGAGGGAGATCGCTGAGGGTTCTAAAAACATAGGAGGTGTTGTATGTTTTATCGGAATGATACGTAGTGTTAATGATAATAAAAGAGTTATCAGGCTAAGTTATGACTATTATCCTGAACTCGCTGATTCGCAATTAAAAAGGTTAAGGGAGGAGGCGATTAAAAATTTTGGATTAATAGATGCAATAATACTCCATAGAGTTGGTGATGTGCCTATCGGTGAGGTTGCACTATTAGTTATAACTGCTGGAGAGCATAGGGATGAAGCATTTAAAGCTACTAGATGGCTTGTTGATAAAATTAAAAATGAGGTTGCCATTTGGAAAAAAGAGGTTTATGAAGACGGATCTAAATGGGTTTATGAGACCACAAGTTAA
- the pgk gene encoding phosphoglycerate kinase, with translation MAGALGGRVPEEIESAMLKIDIGFKTMDDIDFEDKVVLLRTDMNLPLNPKTSMPIDLTRMKVLAETTLKELLVRGARVAILTHQGRPGDPEFTTTDLHAKLLAKMLKTRVHYVPDLYGPLAIEAMKKLRKGEYRIVMLENVRTDPDEMIKRPPEEQAKTKQVQTLSMLADIYVNDAFAACHRSNVSLTGYPVVMPAVGGRVLEWEMRALTWVLRYSEAPRIFILGGAKLEDATAITDHVLSTKKADFVAMAGLIANLFLAAKGVDLGEINMKFLERKGGLLLMEDVKKVLEKYKDSIILPTDVAVETGNGIRADIPIGLLPINSPIKDIGMLTAETLEQIIFKSRTVVISGPAGVYEEPAFIYATKRIFKAAVESNAFSVVGGGHTVAALNMMGLASKFSHVSTGGGALIEMLMERPLPGVEALKLGAKNI, from the coding sequence ATGGCTGGAGCATTAGGTGGTAGGGTACCTGAAGAGATAGAAAGCGCAATGTTAAAAATAGATATTGGTTTTAAGACAATGGACGATATTGATTTTGAAGATAAAGTAGTGTTGCTTCGTACCGACATGAATTTACCGCTAAATCCTAAGACTAGCATGCCGATTGATCTTACTCGCATGAAGGTACTTGCAGAAACAACATTAAAAGAACTATTAGTTAGAGGAGCAAGAGTTGCTATACTCACACACCAAGGTAGGCCTGGTGATCCTGAATTCACAACAACAGATTTACATGCAAAATTATTAGCAAAAATGTTAAAAACACGAGTACACTATGTACCAGACCTCTATGGTCCACTGGCAATAGAGGCAATGAAAAAATTAAGAAAAGGCGAATATAGAATAGTAATGCTTGAGAACGTAAGGACCGACCCCGATGAAATGATCAAAAGACCCCCCGAAGAGCAAGCTAAAACTAAACAAGTTCAAACATTATCAATGTTAGCGGACATATATGTTAATGATGCTTTTGCAGCATGCCACAGAAGTAACGTATCATTAACAGGATATCCAGTAGTGATGCCAGCTGTAGGAGGTAGAGTACTCGAATGGGAAATGAGAGCACTTACTTGGGTACTTCGCTATAGTGAAGCACCTAGAATTTTTATTTTAGGTGGTGCAAAATTAGAGGATGCAACAGCCATAACTGACCATGTCCTCTCTACTAAGAAAGCCGATTTTGTTGCTATGGCAGGTCTAATCGCCAACCTTTTCTTAGCAGCAAAAGGAGTTGATCTAGGAGAAATAAATATGAAATTCTTAGAACGTAAAGGAGGATTACTTCTCATGGAAGATGTGAAAAAAGTACTCGAAAAATACAAAGACTCCATAATACTACCTACAGATGTAGCTGTAGAAACTGGTAATGGAATACGAGCCGATATTCCTATAGGATTACTTCCAATCAACTCCCCTATAAAAGATATTGGCATGTTAACCGCTGAAACTCTTGAACAAATAATTTTCAAAAGCAGAACTGTAGTAATTAGCGGTCCAGCCGGAGTCTATGAGGAACCCGCGTTTATTTATGCTACAAAAAGAATATTCAAAGCAGCAGTCGAATCAAATGCTTTCTCCGTAGTGGGAGGAGGGCACACAGTCGCTGCATTGAACATGATGGGATTAGCAAGCAAATTTAGTCATGTCAGCACTGGTGGTGGAGCATTGATAGAAATGTTAATGGAAAGACCACTACCCGGTGTAGAAGCTTTAAAATTAGGCGCAAAAAATATTTAA
- a CDS encoding MogA/MoaB family molybdenum cofactor biosynthesis protein, whose protein sequence is MSSIEEHRKHAKEKVTFTILVVSDMVSSGKSEDISGKIASEKIKKNGHNVAELKIIPNNMSEIRKTVKGISNDNDVILVIGGTGLSNKDLSVDALQPLFSKRLEGFGEIFRYETYKIRGTVAWLSRADAGIINNSIVFIIPGSPDAVNTALEIILPEIGHAVAQMRKK, encoded by the coding sequence TTGAGTTCTATTGAAGAGCATAGAAAGCATGCAAAAGAAAAGGTAACGTTCACAATATTAGTGGTTAGTGATATGGTGAGTTCTGGAAAAAGCGAAGATATAAGTGGTAAAATCGCATCAGAAAAAATTAAAAAGAATGGTCATAACGTAGCTGAACTAAAGATAATTCCTAACAATATGAGTGAAATCAGAAAAACAGTAAAAGGTATCAGTAATGATAATGATGTCATACTAGTCATCGGTGGGACTGGACTTAGTAATAAGGACTTATCTGTTGATGCGTTACAACCATTATTTTCAAAACGATTAGAAGGATTTGGAGAGATCTTTAGATATGAAACTTATAAAATAAGAGGAACAGTTGCATGGCTTTCACGAGCTGATGCCGGTATTATAAATAATTCAATAGTATTCATAATACCTGGTTCACCCGATGCCGTGAATACTGCTCTTGAAATAATATTACCAGAAATAGGTCACGCAGTAGCACAAATGAGAAAGAAGTGA
- a CDS encoding trypsin-like peptidase domain-containing protein, with protein MVNDLGIAPFFEDLIVKAVERVYPSVVNISTVKYVEQLFEIVPVQGIGSGFIISTDGLIVTNFHVIEGSRIANVTTPDGRTMKGRVVGYDPATDIALIKVDAKNLPTAPIGDSDKLKIGQIAIAIGNPLGLAGGPSVTVGVVSALNRHVKAQRLYMGLIQTDAAINPGNSGGPLVNSNGEVIGVNTAIIPFAQGIGFAIPINLVKKVVDDILMYGRALRPWLGILGTSLTPQIAEYYGLPVEKGALVVNIIPRSPAYKAGLEEGDIIISVNNKPINSIEDLQDTLRTMHVGEIVDIKFYRGNKILTTKVELEVTE; from the coding sequence ATGGTGAACGATTTGGGAATTGCTCCATTTTTTGAAGATCTAATAGTTAAAGCAGTTGAACGAGTCTATCCGAGTGTTGTAAATATTAGTACTGTAAAGTATGTTGAACAATTATTTGAAATAGTTCCGGTTCAGGGAATAGGTTCTGGTTTCATAATATCAACAGATGGACTTATAGTAACTAATTTTCATGTGATCGAAGGTTCCAGAATCGCCAATGTTACAACACCTGATGGTCGAACAATGAAAGGTAGAGTAGTAGGATACGATCCCGCTACAGACATTGCTTTAATTAAAGTGGACGCTAAAAATTTACCAACAGCACCAATAGGTGACTCTGATAAATTAAAGATTGGACAAATTGCTATAGCAATAGGTAATCCACTTGGTCTGGCTGGGGGACCTTCAGTAACGGTTGGAGTCGTTAGTGCATTAAATAGGCATGTAAAAGCACAGAGACTTTACATGGGTCTGATACAAACAGATGCAGCAATTAATCCTGGAAATAGTGGTGGGCCTCTTGTAAACAGTAATGGAGAGGTCATAGGGGTTAATACTGCCATTATACCATTTGCACAAGGCATTGGATTTGCAATACCCATTAACTTAGTTAAAAAAGTAGTTGATGATATATTAATGTACGGTCGTGCATTAAGACCATGGCTTGGAATCCTTGGAACTTCACTTACACCTCAAATTGCAGAATACTATGGATTGCCAGTAGAAAAAGGAGCCTTAGTAGTTAATATAATTCCAAGAAGCCCAGCATATAAAGCCGGACTTGAAGAAGGTGATATAATAATATCAGTAAACAATAAACCAATAAATAGTATAGAGGATTTACAAGATACCTTAAGAACAATGCATGTTGGTGAAATTGTGGATATAAAATTCTATAGAGGTAATAAAATCTTAACTACAAAAGTCGAACTGGAAGTCACTGAATAA
- a CDS encoding molybdopterin molybdotransferase MoeA produces the protein MSERIHMIGFHKLLTVNEALEKIKNFIRPIDLESIEVPIENANGMIMATDFIAPFNIPSFNRSAVDGYAVIAEDTYSASPTNPIVLNVKGTIRAGDQPSQFKPIMSGEAYEIYTGGFLPNGANAVVMAEFTHRGGDYINVYKPVAPWENVSRIGEDFAKDDVVVKKGTKLRAWHIGAIASFNVTTVKVFRKLKVSLISTGNEVRKVGSEIKHGEIVESSKPMLKVLLNEDGYEPIDLGIVPDDFEKISEAIKNALKISDSVILTGGTSLGKTDLVPDVISSICKPGIIVHGIAMRPAKPTGIALCGNKPIFMLSGFPVAAIIAYMVFVRPVLKMLLNQPEEPMPKIRARLFRRIAAPVGFRSFMRVKVRKSKEGYIAEPLRLTGSGILSTLTKANGLLVIPENIEGYDEGDEVEIILTQPIYEEE, from the coding sequence ATGAGTGAACGTATACATATGATTGGTTTCCATAAATTACTCACAGTCAATGAGGCCTTAGAGAAGATCAAGAATTTCATACGTCCAATAGATTTAGAGTCCATAGAGGTACCAATAGAGAACGCAAATGGAATGATAATGGCTACAGATTTTATTGCACCTTTTAATATACCAAGCTTTAATAGAAGCGCTGTTGATGGTTATGCAGTTATAGCTGAGGACACGTACAGTGCATCTCCCACAAACCCAATAGTACTGAATGTTAAAGGTACTATTAGGGCAGGTGACCAACCTTCACAATTTAAACCAATTATGAGCGGTGAGGCTTACGAGATATATACAGGTGGATTTTTACCTAATGGAGCAAATGCTGTGGTTATGGCTGAATTTACTCATAGGGGTGGTGATTATATTAATGTATATAAGCCTGTGGCACCATGGGAAAACGTTTCACGTATCGGTGAAGATTTTGCGAAAGATGATGTAGTTGTTAAAAAAGGCACAAAACTAAGAGCGTGGCATATTGGAGCTATAGCTTCCTTTAATGTAACTACAGTAAAGGTCTTTAGAAAATTAAAAGTATCTCTGATTTCAACTGGTAATGAAGTACGTAAGGTAGGTTCAGAGATTAAACACGGAGAGATTGTAGAGAGTTCTAAACCTATGTTGAAAGTCTTATTAAATGAGGATGGTTATGAACCAATAGATCTGGGGATCGTGCCGGATGATTTCGAAAAGATATCTGAAGCAATAAAAAATGCATTAAAAATATCTGACTCTGTGATACTTACTGGTGGCACGAGCCTCGGTAAAACTGATTTAGTTCCTGATGTGATAAGTTCGATATGCAAGCCTGGTATTATAGTTCACGGTATTGCAATGCGTCCAGCAAAGCCCACTGGGATAGCTCTATGTGGTAATAAACCGATCTTTATGTTATCAGGCTTTCCTGTGGCAGCGATAATCGCCTACATGGTTTTTGTGAGACCAGTACTTAAGATGCTTCTCAATCAGCCCGAAGAACCTATGCCAAAGATTAGGGCTAGATTATTCAGAAGGATTGCTGCACCAGTTGGGTTTAGATCTTTCATGAGAGTAAAAGTTAGGAAAAGTAAAGAAGGATACATTGCAGAACCATTACGTTTAACAGGTTCGGGCATTCTTTCAACATTAACAAAGGCTAATGGTTTACTGGTAATACCTGAGAACATCGAGGGATATGATGAGGGTGATGAAGTTGAAATAATCTTAACCCAACCTATTTATGAGGAGGAATGA
- the rpiA gene encoding ribose-5-phosphate isomerase RpiA: protein MVTPPGRLEAVSQALQLIKNGWVIAVGSGSTVALFLEELSKKVKNEQLKITVIPGSSQTYFQALNLNLPISTLDEYPEPDACFDSADEAMENGILLKGGGAALTREKILAYFSKRFIVIVEESKIVEKIGKFHPVPVEVLPYAITPVSLELKKMNAKTALRYGSGKNGPIITDNGNYIIDAYFNLIAEPQYLELKINSIPGVVENGIFTFAKTELIIGKPKKQS, encoded by the coding sequence ATGGTGACCCCTCCCGGACGTTTAGAAGCTGTAAGCCAAGCGTTACAACTCATTAAAAATGGCTGGGTTATTGCTGTTGGATCCGGCTCAACAGTAGCGTTATTTCTTGAAGAACTTTCTAAAAAAGTTAAAAATGAACAACTAAAAATTACAGTAATACCAGGATCATCACAAACATACTTTCAAGCATTAAATCTTAACTTACCAATTTCTACACTGGATGAATATCCAGAACCTGATGCATGTTTTGATAGTGCTGATGAAGCAATGGAAAACGGTATTCTTCTTAAAGGAGGTGGAGCAGCATTAACAAGAGAAAAAATCCTAGCATATTTCTCAAAACGCTTTATAGTTATTGTTGAAGAAAGCAAGATTGTTGAAAAGATAGGAAAATTTCATCCAGTCCCTGTTGAAGTGTTACCGTATGCAATAACACCAGTTTCATTAGAACTAAAAAAGATGAACGCAAAAACAGCACTAAGGTATGGTTCAGGCAAAAATGGCCCTATAATAACAGATAATGGAAATTACATAATTGATGCCTATTTTAATTTAATAGCAGAGCCACAATATTTGGAACTCAAAATCAACAGCATACCAGGTGTTGTGGAAAATGGAATTTTCACGTTCGCAAAAACTGAATTGATCATAGGTAAACCTAAAAAACAATCTTAG
- a CDS encoding zinc metalloprotease HtpX, whose product MMPWRLWIIMTITFLVIVGVTALFLMPILALIGGLTPLALAILVALWVFIEWLIGPYVIEWSYKVKPADESYKWLYDVVERVAQRSKLRKIPKLMIADIPVPNAFAYGSWLTGPRIAVTKGILKVLKPDELEAVIGHEVGHLRHHDVQVITLLSVLPAIVYAISQALYYSGWFSSISGGRRNNGNSGFILVLIGIIGFIVYFILNLLLLAFSRQRETYADYNGATVVDGGAMKLAVALVKISNSTSEIRERNPDAISSSSKFRALLISDPEAAKPMTISGDEVIVYDLARRELTFSERLAEFLSTHPHPVRRVKTLLQWSKQLNR is encoded by the coding sequence ATGATGCCATGGAGACTGTGGATCATTATGACTATCACGTTCTTAGTTATCGTAGGTGTTACAGCACTCTTTCTGATGCCAATTCTAGCGTTAATAGGTGGATTGACACCGTTAGCCTTAGCAATACTAGTAGCACTGTGGGTTTTTATTGAATGGCTCATTGGTCCTTATGTAATAGAATGGAGTTATAAGGTTAAACCTGCTGATGAGTCATATAAGTGGCTTTATGATGTAGTCGAGAGAGTTGCACAGAGAAGTAAGTTAAGGAAGATTCCAAAACTTATGATAGCTGATATACCAGTGCCTAATGCATTCGCTTATGGTAGTTGGCTTACGGGTCCAAGAATAGCAGTGACAAAGGGTATTTTAAAAGTGCTAAAACCTGATGAACTTGAAGCTGTGATAGGTCATGAGGTTGGACATTTAAGGCATCATGATGTGCAAGTTATAACTTTGCTTAGTGTTCTTCCAGCTATAGTGTATGCGATTTCACAAGCCTTGTATTATTCAGGATGGTTTTCATCAATTAGTGGTGGCAGAAGGAATAATGGAAATTCTGGTTTTATTTTAGTGTTGATTGGCATCATAGGATTTATAGTGTACTTTATACTAAACTTACTGTTACTTGCTTTTAGTAGACAACGTGAGACGTACGCAGATTATAACGGTGCAACAGTTGTCGATGGTGGTGCAATGAAGTTAGCAGTAGCTTTAGTTAAAATAAGTAACTCTACGTCAGAAATAAGAGAGAGAAATCCAGATGCGATAAGTTCCTCATCAAAGTTTAGAGCACTGCTTATTTCGGATCCTGAAGCTGCGAAACCAATGACGATTAGTGGAGATGAGGTAATAGTTTATGACTTAGCTAGGAGAGAGTTAACATTTTCTGAAAGGCTTGCAGAATTTCTCAGCACACACCCGCATCCAGTAAGACGAGTGAAAACATTATTACAGTGGTCTAAACAATTAAATAGATAA
- a CDS encoding molybdopterin biosynthesis protein has product MAIIFHKLLTVEEAIQAVENALGGLKPLGVEIIPLERALGRVLAENVYATIDLPPFDRSEVDGYAVDSRSTFEADEDKPVELKIVGTSIVGKIPGVEVNLNEAVEIDTGAPLPRGADAVVMVEHTKKINEKRVLIYKSVHPGENVAQTGSDIRIGERALRKGTLLNAREIAVLAGLGIHMVRVYVKPRIAIISTGDEIVMPGSKLGPAKVYDVNGFSLSSMVAEMGAQPSYLGVLPDDPKLIEDVISRAYENYDVVITSGGTSAGIRDTIYRVFNNLGKPGLIVHGLKIKPGKPTIAAVVNNKLLFGLPGFPLSSMVAFLVFVRPILAKIIGLSPKQSEAKIQAEMAFKVQTGKGKREYLPVNIVQVQDRYKAYPLLASSGSATVLAFADGFIEIPESHEFLEENESVEVKLISRYFRPADLIIIGSHCPGVDLITELGDFEYIKVINIGSVGGWLAVKRGEADIAGTHLFDEQTNEYNIPFMDTYGLRGKAVLIRGYVRLQGFIVEKGNPLNIKSFEDLLKPNIRFINRNKGSGTRALIDMKLRELAFTKNISFQELISMIRGYYTEAKTHSGVAAAIAQGRADVGVAIKSVADAYDLDFIPIGEEFYDFLIPIDRLEKDSVKKFVNVLKSQEFADALQKRLSGYKIHKDTGQIISK; this is encoded by the coding sequence ATGGCAATAATATTTCATAAGCTTTTAACTGTTGAAGAAGCGATCCAAGCTGTTGAAAATGCTCTTGGCGGGCTTAAACCCCTTGGAGTAGAAATAATACCATTAGAACGCGCACTAGGACGTGTATTAGCAGAAAATGTTTATGCAACAATTGATTTACCTCCTTTTGATCGTTCAGAGGTCGATGGTTATGCTGTAGATTCTCGTAGTACTTTTGAAGCCGATGAAGATAAGCCTGTTGAGTTAAAAATTGTAGGTACTTCAATTGTTGGAAAAATACCAGGTGTTGAGGTAAATCTTAATGAGGCTGTAGAGATAGATACTGGCGCTCCTTTACCTAGAGGTGCTGATGCTGTAGTTATGGTTGAACATACCAAAAAAATTAATGAAAAAAGAGTTCTTATTTATAAATCTGTTCATCCAGGTGAGAACGTTGCACAAACTGGCTCCGATATTAGGATTGGAGAAAGAGCGTTGAGAAAAGGTACACTACTTAACGCAAGAGAAATAGCAGTATTAGCAGGCTTAGGCATACACATGGTCAGGGTGTATGTGAAACCACGTATCGCTATTATCTCTACTGGCGACGAAATTGTGATGCCGGGTTCCAAATTGGGGCCAGCCAAAGTATACGATGTTAATGGTTTCTCGTTAAGCAGCATGGTTGCTGAAATGGGCGCACAACCAAGTTATCTAGGTGTATTACCGGATGATCCTAAGCTAATTGAGGATGTTATTTCAAGAGCATACGAGAACTATGATGTAGTAATTACTTCGGGTGGTACATCAGCTGGTATTAGAGACACTATATATAGGGTTTTCAATAATTTAGGTAAACCAGGTTTAATAGTTCACGGTCTCAAGATTAAGCCTGGAAAACCAACAATAGCTGCTGTTGTTAATAATAAATTATTATTTGGATTGCCTGGATTTCCTCTATCTTCAATGGTAGCATTTCTAGTCTTTGTTCGACCTATACTTGCTAAGATTATTGGACTTTCACCAAAACAGAGCGAAGCAAAAATCCAAGCAGAAATGGCTTTTAAAGTTCAAACCGGTAAAGGTAAGAGAGAGTATCTGCCAGTAAATATAGTCCAAGTTCAGGATCGTTATAAAGCATACCCATTGCTTGCTAGTTCAGGTTCAGCTACTGTTTTAGCATTTGCAGACGGGTTTATAGAGATACCCGAGTCTCATGAATTTCTAGAGGAAAATGAGAGTGTGGAAGTAAAATTAATCTCACGATATTTTAGGCCAGCCGATCTCATAATCATAGGGAGCCACTGTCCAGGTGTAGATTTAATTACTGAGCTGGGCGACTTTGAATACATAAAAGTTATAAACATTGGGTCTGTAGGTGGCTGGCTTGCAGTAAAAAGAGGAGAGGCTGATATTGCAGGCACACATTTATTTGATGAACAGACGAATGAGTACAATATACCATTCATGGATACATATGGATTAAGGGGTAAAGCTGTGTTAATTAGAGGATATGTACGACTGCAAGGATTTATCGTTGAGAAAGGTAATCCGTTAAATATAAAAAGTTTCGAAGATTTATTAAAACCCAATATAAGATTTATAAATAGGAATAAAGGTTCTGGCACACGCGCATTAATAGATATGAAATTAAGAGAATTAGCATTTACAAAAAATATTAGTTTTCAAGAACTAATAAGCATGATACGCGGGTATTATACTGAGGCAAAAACACATTCTGGTGTTGCGGCTGCTATTGCTCAAGGCCGAGCTGATGTAGGTGTTGCAATCAAGAGTGTTGCTGACGCTTATGATTTAGATTTTATACCTATTGGAGAAGAATTTTATGATTTTCTAATACCAATAGATCGCTTAGAAAAAGATTCAGTAAAGAAATTTGTCAACGTATTAAAATCGCAAGAATTTGCTGATGCCCTTCAAAAACGTTTATCCGGATATAAAATACACAAAGATACCGGTCAAATAATATCCAAATAA